TGCGACCGGCTAACTACCCCGAACCGGCGCCGGGTAGTGGAAGCCTGGTGGTAGACCGCGGTGGCTGTATCGTAGGGGTGCTCAATCTGCAGGGGCGGGCGTTCATGCCCACACTTGATTGCCCGTTTCGAGTGGGTGACCGTGAAATCGGCCGGTTGCGCCGAGAAACGACACTGATCTTTGTCGATTTTCACGGTGAGGCGACGGCGGAGAAACAGGCTTTTGCCTGGTATGTCGACGGGCGGGTATCGGCGGTGATCGGCTCCCACACGCATGTCCAGACTGCTGACGAGCGGATCCTTCCTGGAGGGACGGCGTTCCTCACCGATGCAGGAATGACGGGTGGCTACGACTCCGTCATAGGGATGGGCATTGAGGCGCCGATCGCCAAATTCCTATCCGGTCTTCCGAAGCAGTTCCGACCGGCCACCGGGGCGCCTCGACTGTGCGGAGTTGTGGTGGAGATCGACGAGCGGACCGGCCGCTCGACCTCAATCCTCCGGATCCAACGGGAGCCCTGAAACGGTCGCATGTCAGCGCGGATTATCGACGGCAGGTCTATTGCAGCAGAGATTCGCAGGGAAGTCCAGATCGAAGTCGCGGCAATGGCTGCGCAGACCGGGGTGGTTCCGTGCCTGGCTGCGATCCTCGTCGGGAATGACCCGGCCTCGGCGACCTATGTACAGAACAAGGCCAGGGCGTGTAAAGAAGTCGGAATTATCTCGTTACGGATCGACCTGCCGGCCGACCTTCCGGAAGCGTCACTTCTCCACGAGATTGGGCGCCTGAATAGCGACCCTGCCGTACACGCTATTCTCGTCCAGCTTCCGCTCCCGCCTCACATCAGCGAAAAGCGAGTCCTGGAGGCGATCCTCCCGGAAAAGGATGTGGACGGGTTTCACCCCGCCAACCTGGGCGGATTGCTCGTCGGGAACCCCCTTTTTGTCGCGTCTACGCCGCTTGGTATTCTTGAACTGCTCAATCGGTCACATGTGGTAATCGAGGGGAAGCATGCCGTCATCGTCGGCTGGAGTGTCGTAGTCGGCAAGCCGACGGCGTTCCTGCTGCTGCAGCATCACGCGACCGTCACCATCTGTCATATCAAGACCCGCGATCTTGCCTCTCATACCCGGCAGGCCGATATCCTGGTTGTGGCGGCAGGGAAGCCGGGTTTGGTGACCGACTCGATGGTCAAGGGGGGGGCCGTGGTCATTGATGTCGGCGTGAATCGGCTTACAGACGGCAGAGTGGTGGGGGATGTGGACTTTCCGAGGGTTGCGGAAAAGGCGTCGCTGATCACTCCGGTGCCAGGCGGGGTCGGCCCGATGACGGTAGCCATGCTGTTACGAAATACGGTGGACGCCTGCCGACGCTTTTGCGATACTCGCCGGCCCTCAGGGGCTGCGCCGGCTGCATCGGGCAAAAGCGAGACAGCGCAATCCTGAGGCAGAGCGCGGCGCCCTGGCAGGGAGGTCATGGCGCCTATATATGGAAGTGCGGTGATCTATATGACGGATGAGTTGAATCGCCCCAACGGAGAGCCAATCGCACCGGATGCTGAAGAGGGTGAGCCTCCGCTATTGACGAAGGAGGAAGCCATCGCTGAGGTGAAGCGGTGGATCGAGCGGTATAAGATCGACCAGAACCAGATTTTCGCCAGGACAGGGGAGCGAGTCATCCGCTATGGTGACCTGATTCCTCACCTCGAACAAGAGACCGATGAAGGACGATTGCTCCTTCGGGCGATCTCTCGGGGTCGAGTAATCCGGCAACAGCGCCGATTTCCCGGTAGTCTGGACAGAGATCAGAAGTAGTGGGTGAACGATGATACCGACACGATCGTCTGATCCGGCCGAGGTGATCGTTGATCGGCAGGAGCGGAGCCTGATCATTACATGGCGCGACGGACATCGTAGCGTGTACCCATTTGATGATCTTCGACGCGATTGCCCGTGCGCCTCCTGTAACGATGCCAGGAGCAAGAAGCTGGAAACGAAGAATCTCCTGGTTCTCAGCGGTCCGGTCCTCAAGCCCGGTGAAGTGCAGGTTACCAACTATCGTCCTGTGGGATGGTACGCGCTGAACTTTACCTGGAGCGATGGGCACGACACCGGCATCTATACGTATGAATCTCTGCGGGCGAACTGCCCCTGTGAACAATGCGCCGGCACCGAAGTAGCGCAGTGATCGGATGAAAGCGATTCGTCTGCTGGAACCCGGGGTCGTTGAGCTGACGGAGCTGCCGGTTCCATTCCTCGGACCGGGGGAACTGCTGCTGGAGATGCGGGCATGCGGCCTGTGCGGTTCTGACCTGGGGAAGATCTTTGGCGGAACGCCGCTGAAGCTGCCCGTTCCATTGGGCCACGAGCTGGTAGGTGTGGTCAAGGCGATCGGCGAAGGAGTGCAACGATTTGCCATTGGTGATCGTCTGGCCGTTGCGCACCATGTTCCGTGTGGCCGGTGCCGTTACTGTCGCCATGGCAACGACTCGATGTGTCCTCAGTTCAAAGCGACTAACATCGATCCGGGCGGTTTCGCCGAGTATGTCCGGATTCCAGCCTTTCAGGTCGCGCAGGCGTCCTTCACGCTTCCCGACTTGCTTCCGGACGATGTTGGCATCTTTATGGAGCCGTTGGCCTGCGCGTTGCGGGCGGTGAAGCGATCCAATGTGCAGGCCGGCGATCAGATCGTGGTGGTCGGTGCAGGATGTATGGGGTTGCTGGTCGCGCAGACCGTTGCCGTATTCGGCGCAAGACCGGTCTGTGTGGATATTCGTGAGGAGCGCCTGGAGTTAGCTCGAATGCTTGGTATTGAGACGACCCTGAATGTAGCCGGGTCGGATCCTCGAAGAGCACTTCGCTCGGTTAGGGAAGAGGACGGAATTGACGGGGCTATTCTGACTGCGGTCAGCGCGTCGATGGTGGAAGCCGCGTTGAGCGTCCTGCGCGCCGGCGGAATGATCAACCTGTTTGCGGATGCGGGCGCGGCCGGACGTATGGCGATCGACCTGGGCGTCTTCTACCGACAGGAGCTGTCGCTTACGGCAACCTATTCGTCCACGCCGGCGGACCTGAAAGAGGCGATTCGGCTCCTGGCCTCTGGACAGATCCGGACCGACCTATTTATCAGCCATCGCTTCGACTTGAGTCGGTTCGCGGAAGGCGCGCGTCTCCAGCGGGAAGGACAGGCCACCAAGGTCGTGTTTTACGCAAACGGAACGGGCGCGGCATGAGTCCTGTGGAGATCCTCAACCGGACGATGGTCGCGGCGGTGCTTCACGGTCCGCAAGATGTGCGGTTGGAGGAGGTGCCGATTCCTCCGATCGGCCCGAAGGAGCTCCTGGCCCGGGTCGAGGCCGCCTCGATCGATTTTACGGACCGCAAGGTCTATCTGCGTGGATCGCATCCGATGATTAAGATTCCCGGGCTCTTCGGGCATGAGTGGGCCGGGGTTGTGGTGGCGCGAGGGGAGCAGGCCGATGTTCGGTGGCAGCCGGGAATGCGGGTGGTTGCCGCGAACTCGGCCCCTTGCACCGATTCGGAGCCGTCGGCCCGTTGTCGCGCGTGCCGGTGCGCTCGTCAGGGTATGTGCGAACGACTGCTGTACAACAACGGCGCCTTCGCCCCCTACATTCGTATCCCTGGACGGATCACGGAGGTGAACCTGTATGAGCTACCCGCGCAGGTTCCCTTTGAGGAGGCGGCCCTGGCTGAGCCGCTCGCCTGCGTCATGCACGCCGTTCGCCGCGTGCAGATCTCCGACGGCGATCGTGTCGCCATCGTGGGCGCCGGACCGATCGGCCTGATGTTCATCGCCGTCCTACGTAACCGTTACGGGCGATCGATTCGCCTCGTCAGCGTAGATCATCATGAGGATCGTCTGACGTTAGCGAAGAGCTTCGGCGCCGACGCGGCGTTGAACACCGCCGGAGGGTCGGAGAATGCGAGCCTGCTAGCGGCATTGGGAGTCGATAAGGCCGATGTCGTCATTGAGGCGGTGGGAAGCGCGCAGGCGTATCAGGACGCGTTTGAGGGGGTGGGTCGGGGCGGCACGCTGGTGTCGTTCGGGGGAGCGGCCAAGGGCGCTGTCCTTCCTCTCGACCTACATCGATTACATTACGAGGAGATTCGGATCATCCCGATCTACCACCATACTCCGGCTGATTTCGCCAATGCCGTCCATGCCATCGCTCATCGCGAGGTTCCGGTAGGCAGCCTCATCACTGCCCGTCTCCCTCTCATGGAGTTACCGAGAGCGCTCGAAATGGTGCAGGAGCGGAGTACCCTGCGAACGATCCTGTTTCCGTGGGATCAACTTGGCGTCTGAGAAGGGTCAGGGAAGTCCTGCGCTGTGTGACCCCACACGTATAGAGCAAGATGGAAGAAAACGCATAAGAAAGTGTTGACAAGATCAGCCGACAGCGATAAGGATAGTGCGGATTCAGGCAGTCATGAGGCGGCGGCGCGCTTGCGGATAGCCTACTCGTCGGCATGGTGAAGAAATTGGCAAATGAAACTGAGCAGATAACACTAATTCCGACGGCTTCGTTATCGGTCGTTGCGCACGAGAAACGATTAGTGATGCCGGCGCGTACGAGCCGGCACGAGCCGATCCGGGGTCGAGTAGAAACTGCTTCACCGAAGTTGCGTTTTCACCATTATCGCGGTGTGCAGTGGATCCTGGCAGGTGGGCCGATGGCAGAGGCTTATGTCCCTGTCGTTGTTCATGACGACTGCCGGGGCTGTCTGGTGTGCGGTCGCACCACCGAGTGGTTCATGGAGTTCGCGCGGTTGGCCTGTCGTCTCACGGGGATCAACCTTCGTGACTGCCTTCACTGGGGCCATCTGTTCGACAATCCAAAGCCGCTGATTGTCCCCACCTCAAACTTGCTCCGTTGTAACAAGAACGCGCTAGCGAGGCTGCGTGAGAGTTACTTCAGTCTCAGCGAGTGCTCCCGTCCTGCCCTGTGGAAACTCTGGCCATCGGATCAAGTCCTTTCACAAAGCGAGCGGTTTGAAGACCGGCTGACCATCGTGAGCCGGATGGTTGAGCTTTGGGAGGATGGACAGTACATCGGCTGGCCAAGCTAAGCAGCCGCAATTCTCACTTGAAGAAAAACTCCTGGATGGCGCTTTTGTCGTCAGAGGTGGTGGGACGCCCGGATGGGTAGTTTACCCATATGGATGTCACGTTCTCCGGCACAGGGAACTCTTCTGATGGAGTATCCTTGAGGGCTCGTTGCATGAAACGGGTCCAGATGGGCACGGCGAGGGTAGCGCTCGATTCGTGCGGTCCAAGCGATCGCTTGGTGTCATAGCCAACCCAGACCCCCGCGACGAGATCGGGTGTATACCCGATGAACCAGGCATCGGTCGCCGCCTGAGTGGTTCCCGTTTTACCCGCGACAGGTCTTCCCAGAACGCGCGCTCGTGACCCGGTCCCCCGCTCGACGACGCCTTTTAGGACGTTGGTTAAGATAAACGCCGTCTCCTCCCTCATCGTCTGCTGGCCTGCCGGAACGTGCTCTTCCAGAAGCGCCCCTTTGTTGTCTACCACCTTCCTGATGCCATAAGGTGGAAATCGGATTCCTGAATGCGCAAACACACCGAAGGCTGAGACCATCTCCGATAATGTAACCTCCGAGACACCGAGGGCCAAGGCATATTCCCTCCGTAGCGTACTCGCGATTCCGAGGTTATGGGCCAACTCGATGACCGGATCGACTCCGATCCGCTCGATGAGCTTCACCGCGACGACGTTGATGGAGTGCTCGAGTCCGTATCGTAATGTGGTCTGGCCGCGGAACTTCCGGTCATAGTTCTCCGGGCTCCACTCGGTTCGTTTGCCGTCCACGAGAAGCGGGTAGCGTACAGGCGCATCATTGATGATTGTAGAAGGGGTGAGGCCGCGATCGAAAGCAGCGGCGTAGACAAAGGGTTTGAAGGCGGAGCCGGGCTGTCGCCTAGCCTGGAGGGCGCGATTGAATTTGGATCGCTCGAAGTCGTACCCACCTATCATCGCCTTGATACCGCCATTCCTCGGATCGATGGCGAGAAAGGCGCCCTCAATCTCGGGATCTTGTTCGAGGTTCAGATCGAGAGTCTTTTTTTGTTTATTGACGCTCAAGACCTGAACCTTCACCTCCATACCGATCTGAAGCTGCTGGCGCGGTTGCGACGGATCCAACCAGGGTATCTTGTCAAGGACAATGTCGCTCTGATACCCACCGACCTGAACCGTAATCGCCTTTGGCAGAATCTTTGTGACTGTTGCACTGAGGATCTCACCTGCCTTCGGGATAAGGTACGAGGGAGAGCCTTTGCGGGACACTGTGGCGGTTGAGGATCGTGTATGAGGAGCGCGAAAGCCTCTGGCCTTGTCGATCTCACGGAGTCCTTCGATCAGAGCCGCCTCCGCGCTCCGCTGCGCGCCGATGTTCAGCGTCGTGTAGACCTTCAAGCCGCCATGGTATACGGCGTATGTGCCATATGTCTCTTCCAGTTGCTGGCGGATATACTCGACGAAGTAAGGGCCGAGGTTTCGAGTTTTCTCGAACGGGAATTCGTCGAAGGTGACGGCGAAAGCGGAAGCGGCCTGCTGATTGGTGATGAACCCTTGCTGAGCCATTCGGGTCAACACATGGTCCCGGCGGCGTATCGCCCGTTCCTTGTCGGTGATGGGAGAGTAGT
The sequence above is drawn from the Candidatus Methylomirabilota bacterium genome and encodes:
- a CDS encoding TIGR00282 family metallophosphoesterase — encoded protein: MRILFIGDMIGKPGREIVASVLPRLAEEQKIDLVIANGENLAGGFGITGAVAEEMFALGVDILTSGNHLWDKKEVEEYIAKKERLLRPANYPEPAPGSGSLVVDRGGCIVGVLNLQGRAFMPTLDCPFRVGDREIGRLRRETTLIFVDFHGEATAEKQAFAWYVDGRVSAVIGSHTHVQTADERILPGGTAFLTDAGMTGGYDSVIGMGIEAPIAKFLSGLPKQFRPATGAPRLCGVVVEIDERTGRSTSILRIQREP
- the folD gene encoding bifunctional methylenetetrahydrofolate dehydrogenase/methenyltetrahydrofolate cyclohydrolase FolD, encoding MSARIIDGRSIAAEIRREVQIEVAAMAAQTGVVPCLAAILVGNDPASATYVQNKARACKEVGIISLRIDLPADLPEASLLHEIGRLNSDPAVHAILVQLPLPPHISEKRVLEAILPEKDVDGFHPANLGGLLVGNPLFVASTPLGILELLNRSHVVIEGKHAVIVGWSVVVGKPTAFLLLQHHATVTICHIKTRDLASHTRQADILVVAAGKPGLVTDSMVKGGAVVIDVGVNRLTDGRVVGDVDFPRVAEKASLITPVPGGVGPMTVAMLLRNTVDACRRFCDTRRPSGAAPAASGKSETAQS
- a CDS encoding DUF971 domain-containing protein → MIPTRSSDPAEVIVDRQERSLIITWRDGHRSVYPFDDLRRDCPCASCNDARSKKLETKNLLVLSGPVLKPGEVQVTNYRPVGWYALNFTWSDGHDTGIYTYESLRANCPCEQCAGTEVAQ
- a CDS encoding alcohol dehydrogenase catalytic domain-containing protein — encoded protein: MKAIRLLEPGVVELTELPVPFLGPGELLLEMRACGLCGSDLGKIFGGTPLKLPVPLGHELVGVVKAIGEGVQRFAIGDRLAVAHHVPCGRCRYCRHGNDSMCPQFKATNIDPGGFAEYVRIPAFQVAQASFTLPDLLPDDVGIFMEPLACALRAVKRSNVQAGDQIVVVGAGCMGLLVAQTVAVFGARPVCVDIREERLELARMLGIETTLNVAGSDPRRALRSVREEDGIDGAILTAVSASMVEAALSVLRAGGMINLFADAGAAGRMAIDLGVFYRQELSLTATYSSTPADLKEAIRLLASGQIRTDLFISHRFDLSRFAEGARLQREGQATKVVFYANGTGAA
- a CDS encoding zinc-binding dehydrogenase, encoding MSPVEILNRTMVAAVLHGPQDVRLEEVPIPPIGPKELLARVEAASIDFTDRKVYLRGSHPMIKIPGLFGHEWAGVVVARGEQADVRWQPGMRVVAANSAPCTDSEPSARCRACRCARQGMCERLLYNNGAFAPYIRIPGRITEVNLYELPAQVPFEEAALAEPLACVMHAVRRVQISDGDRVAIVGAGPIGLMFIAVLRNRYGRSIRLVSVDHHEDRLTLAKSFGADAALNTAGGSENASLLAALGVDKADVVIEAVGSAQAYQDAFEGVGRGGTLVSFGGAAKGAVLPLDLHRLHYEEIRIIPIYHHTPADFANAVHAIAHREVPVGSLITARLPLMELPRALEMVQERSTLRTILFPWDQLGV
- a CDS encoding PBP1A family penicillin-binding protein; the encoded protein is MRQPSRPTVAIIWSLLLLMAISSGVLGGLFVTFLRDLPTLEALEEYQPSLVTTLYSDHDEPFAALFEQKRFWVSLDKIPRHLINGLIAVEDAQFYEHRGINFRGIARALLVNLWALRPVEGGSSITQQLAKLLLLTPEKHLSRKIKEAVLAIEIEKRYSKEKILELYLNQVYFGHGAYGVESAARTYFKKSVDQLNLAEAATLAGLPRAPNYYSPITDKERAIRRRDHVLTRMAQQGFITNQQAASAFAVTFDEFPFEKTRNLGPYFVEYIRQQLEETYGTYAVYHGGLKVYTTLNIGAQRSAEAALIEGLREIDKARGFRAPHTRSSTATVSRKGSPSYLIPKAGEILSATVTKILPKAITVQVGGYQSDIVLDKIPWLDPSQPRQQLQIGMEVKVQVLSVNKQKKTLDLNLEQDPEIEGAFLAIDPRNGGIKAMIGGYDFERSKFNRALQARRQPGSAFKPFVYAAAFDRGLTPSTIINDAPVRYPLLVDGKRTEWSPENYDRKFRGQTTLRYGLEHSINVVAVKLIERIGVDPVIELAHNLGIASTLRREYALALGVSEVTLSEMVSAFGVFAHSGIRFPPYGIRKVVDNKGALLEEHVPAGQQTMREETAFILTNVLKGVVERGTGSRARVLGRPVAGKTGTTQAATDAWFIGYTPDLVAGVWVGYDTKRSLGPHESSATLAVPIWTRFMQRALKDTPSEEFPVPENVTSIWVNYPSGRPTTSDDKSAIQEFFFK